In one Longimicrobium sp. genomic region, the following are encoded:
- a CDS encoding ABC transporter ATP-binding protein, whose amino-acid sequence MLNLSDVSHVYANGTRALDHVTLSIPRGMYGLLGPNGAGKSTLMRTIATLQTPTEGAIRFGDVDVIAEPEKLRRTLGYLPQDFGVYPRVSAYEMLDHMAVLKGVASAADRQATVESLLQQVNLWSVRRKSLAGFSGGMRQRFGIAQALIGNPELIIVDEPTAGLDPEERNRFLNLLAEIGESVVVILSTHIVEDVADLCPRMAVLADGRVQLEGAPLDLILSTRGRIWMKVIDRGELAACRERYDVLSTRLFAGRTIVHVLADQDPRDGFTPVDAGLEDVYFSTLAQSRRAA is encoded by the coding sequence ATGCTGAACCTGTCCGACGTCAGCCACGTGTACGCCAACGGCACGCGCGCCCTGGACCACGTCACCCTGTCCATACCGCGCGGCATGTACGGCCTTTTGGGTCCGAACGGGGCGGGGAAGTCTACCCTCATGCGCACCATCGCCACGCTGCAGACGCCGACCGAGGGCGCCATCCGCTTCGGCGACGTGGACGTGATCGCCGAGCCGGAGAAGCTGCGGCGCACCCTGGGCTACCTGCCGCAGGACTTCGGGGTGTATCCGCGCGTTTCCGCCTACGAGATGCTGGACCACATGGCGGTGCTGAAGGGCGTCGCCTCCGCCGCCGATCGCCAGGCGACGGTGGAAAGCCTGCTGCAGCAGGTGAACCTGTGGAGCGTCCGCAGGAAGTCGCTGGCCGGCTTCTCCGGTGGGATGCGGCAACGCTTCGGCATTGCCCAGGCGCTGATCGGCAACCCGGAGCTGATCATCGTCGACGAGCCGACCGCCGGGCTGGACCCGGAGGAGCGCAACCGCTTCCTGAACCTGCTAGCGGAGATCGGCGAAAGCGTGGTGGTGATCCTTTCCACGCACATCGTGGAGGACGTTGCCGACCTCTGCCCACGGATGGCGGTGCTGGCGGACGGGCGGGTGCAACTGGAAGGCGCGCCGCTGGACCTCATCCTCTCCACCCGTGGCCGGATCTGGATGAAGGTGATCGACCGCGGCGAACTGGCCGCCTGCCGCGAACGCTACGACGTGCTCTCCACGCGCCTCTTCGCCGGACGCACCATCGTGCACGTGTTGGCGGACCAGGACCCGCGCGACGGCTTTACCCCGGTGGATGCCGGGCTGGAGGACGTCTACTTCTCGACCCTGGCGCAGTCGCGCCGCGCGGCCTGA